The Mangifera indica cultivar Alphonso unplaced genomic scaffold, CATAS_Mindica_2.1 Un_0092, whole genome shotgun sequence genomic interval TAAactacaaacatatatattaggTCTCTGCTTCTATTAACAGCAACAATAGCActttgataaacaaaaatatgttaACCATAGCATAGTGGTCCAAGGGAAGTGCTTGGTTTTAACTTTTTGCCCAAAAAGGACGCCCTACTTAAAGAAATTGCTTCAAAAAGTACTCCCAGATAGTAATCAAATAAACAGTTTGGGaactttcaaacaaaaaataaaaagcataaaGCAATTCTATAAAGCAAACTGTTTCTCAACTTCAATCTCTCTTAACCTTAGAGAACTACAAAGGAATTGTCCATCAAGCAAAAGTCAATGTTCCTTAAGATCAATACAGAAAATGGATTCATGGGTTTGTTTTCCTTCTTTCAACTAGATAATATACAaagtaaacaaaatttgaagcatTTGATTTGACCATAAACCAAAAATCGTTTTCTTAATTATCAACAAGCAAAAAAAATCTCACAGAACAAAATGCAACAAAAGTTCAATAATTTCCCAGAAAACCTTGTTTCttcccaaaataaattatccccacaaacacaaaaacaatcCAAAAACTGTACCAATTCAGAAACAAAGAGAGAGGTACCGGCGACTCCAGCTGCATCCTTCAAAACCACGCTGGAAACCATCATTATTCATGAAGCCTTGAAGATGAACCAATACTTTAATTGAACTCAACACAAAACTTCTATCCTTTAAAACGAATAAAATAGTCCCTcctcctctctctctcaaatgacgtgtttttggaaaaaaaagacCGTATACCCAGGAATTGCAACTacaaaatcattgaaaaaaccCCAATTTTTGGTAAGAATTATGGCCTTTGTCCCAGCCACAAGCCCTTGCCTTACTGTTTATGTCAGGGCGTTTAGCGAGCTTTTGTCGGATAGTTTTTGCGCGGCTAGAAATGGAAGTACCCGTACTTAGCTGGGGGAAAAAAAACTTCGTATACTGCGAATACAACGGcagataattttctttttttggaaaGATAACAAAAACATTCCCaagtattataattttagtaaaagatatataaaaattctGTAATAATTAATGCTGATTAGtattataaacaaatattaagtACAGTAAGAAtcgaataaaatataaatttaaactctatTCAAACGAGTTTGAAATACATTTAgcttaaacaaatttaagtataaatgtttaatatttttaaactcaaattttatgcTATTCAACTTCTTaaacttacaaatttaaaaaatttaacataaaactatattgttttgaataatatatattaaaacaataccTATTTGATAATAACCTAAACTAAAAACTCGATTTTAGCTTCAATTTAAGTctttaagtcaaatttaagcTCAACACTTTTGAAACAATCCATATTGAAGGTCGATTTTatataaatcgaatcaaatttaaactcaatttaactcaaatccaaCTACAGTAGCAAATTGGTGAGTGGAAAAGAAAGATAGAGATTTCAATGCTGATTGATTTGTCACACCatgttaaattaataaatttgttaacatCTTTATAATTAATCTAGAGGGTAAGTTTAGCTTAGGCATAATGGCATTTTGTATCATTgatttttttcacttataaggtttcaaaaaattaattttccaacCATACTTAAATATtggaattttagtttaaatggtCAAAAGTTATTTTATCCCAACCGCGGATTATATATTACCGGATTTAACATCATTTACGCATCTTAAATACAaacaatttcttctctttcGTCGAGGGGTAAATAcgaatcaaattgagtttaaatactttatagtttgagtttaatttgaataaaaaatagtttaattcaaatttatcaagcTAACATTAAAGATGATtcaagtttagttcaaataaaaataatttaatttaagtttgacttgaatttatagtttaaattcattattCGAATATGTGATTCAGATTCATGAGTCATTGACAACAcgacattatttaataattacttaacataatttaaaccaaatacGAGTTaagtttaaaccaaatcaagttATCTACTTAGCTAGCAAACCAAATCGAACCGAATTCTCTCTAACtgaaatttgactcaattttaaaataagtcaaatcTCCTAATTTGAGTagagattaaatttaaactaaacgaagttaaatcaaattgagccaattttcaagtttgaatcaaCTCGATTCGGGTCTCAtcaacttataaattaattgtttagaCACTTatcttaaacttaaaaaaataaaaaaaaatctaatttaaataaaaattaaagtaatctaattatatataatctaattatatattaactaacACAAATAGGTtggtaaaattatataatcaattttactCATATCGGACGGCTAGAATAATACTTCCAAGTGTGAAATTCACCACGTCACTCCTTCAATGATTTCAGCCAAATCTTACCAACCCAAATCCAACCTAAGTTCTCACTTGTTAACCacaagtaacattttaaaattttatttttataattattaatcagaaaattaatataaaaatttatagtcAAATGTGTTTAATCaatagttattaatatcttatgatatatgatacgatacgatatatatataaaacgatacatatcatgagatatatcgaattaatacgatataatatacatattgtACGATACAATATAAAccgatatttaaaaaaaaatgatgatataatagagatatatatacaaaattttaaaattttaaaaaatttatgatatctttcaaaataataatgtgtcagttagattttttttattattttattttttaaaaatcgtatcatataatacaatacgaAACTCAAtacatgattaaaaaatatatgatacatgATTCAACTGCTATGGTTCAACCTAGTAAACATTATTGAACAATAAaaggtattttcatattttcaactATTATTGCATGCTAGCTAACAAATGTGATGGGCGGTAAGAtgtctttttaaaacttttgagGTTAAACATGTGAATGaattaaactttggatggaCAATTATTCCGCCGAAGTCTTCTTGGATGGGTCAATTTTTGAGATCCTAAGAAGGGTTTAAtagtaattacatattaaaataatggcAAATGTGACACCACGTGGTCCAATTTTTGACCACTCGATAAAACGATTTCCATGTGCATGTTAAATTAATGGGAAAAGAtgtatttcccacccaaattttaggatTTATTAATCTACACcatgaaagatgaaaaatctCAATTCCCACCCATAGCcaaacttctattaattttttttattaaaatgaaaggttattttactgtttacattaaaaagttataaagtttattatctCCGCCCCTCTAGGTTTTAGAAACAAGATTTCActcttatctaaagtttttaaactttgaaaagtaacattttcacccctaaacctagatttttcatattttttaaaatttaaccgcccccaataactttaaaaaaaagtagtttcacttttattattcaacttcatcttccgatgTCATCTCCAACCTCCTTCTTCTCCTGGTGCGATGAAGAAATCTTCATCTCCTCCTAACACGGTGCAataaagagacgaagatctcttcgtcgcaccactcAAACGATAAAAGACAACGCTTTGTCATCCTTCGTCGCTCATCGCATCGCTCAGACGTGAgaacgaagggtcgtccttcatcGTCCTTTACAGTTAGAGATAAGAGATTGATAAAATGCATCGACTATCgatggtggtcggagaaggaaacaaattttagaagtgaatataaactttttaaactttgataatGAGGTGagatattagtttttaaaacttgaagggaggaaatgataaattttaaagtttatagataaaataacgattttacctctatatttaactaaaattttggaCAACAATTTGGCTATGggtgaaaattgacttttttatctctcattgatataggtttgaaaatgacctaaaatttggAGGAGAAACAgtcattttctctaaattaaTCAACAATTTCCTCCGTATAGAGATAATGACTAGTTACGTAttcaaatataagtaataactttagaaagttttaaaattcaagATGCCCAACTttgactaaaaataataaaatatttcaataaacaTCAAATGAGttgtcaattttcttttgtcaatcaagaattaattaattttaggccaaaacacttattcccacccaaggtaatGTTGAAATCCCAAACTCCTACTTTTCaatcttcaaaaacttaaatacccatcaacaattaaaattttgttaaaattttcaattaaaattaaggtaaatcgttatttaataaaaaaaaattaaagttttattacattttttctctcatctcaatttgaaaatttaactttatttcatcaaaagtttgaaaagtgataaccccaaagagaatgagagaaaacctagaagaaaaattgtcacttttgaaactttaaaagaaaatttgggagggatgtgaaattttaaaattgagagagagaaatgtgatggaactttagttttttaaattttttcttaaataatgattttatctctaaccctaattgagatttttaatagaatttgactcataaatagatgtttgggtttttgaaagttggagagTGGGATTTTGAGATTTCACCATTACgactggattcgagccgagccagctcgactCGGTtcaagcccgaaacgagtcgAGTTCTGctcagctcgatcgagctcgagctggctcgggttgactcggtaatttttttaaaaaatttttttatacaaaacgacgtcgttttgatctatatatatatacaaaacggtgccgttttgatatgaaaaacgagccgagccaagccgtaaacgagccgaactcgagtcgGCCATAAAAAAATCGAGCCGAGCCAGAGCTGGCTGCGAGcagagctcggctcggctcgaatccagccctattcaCCATACCGTTTATGCAAATTGTTACTTGGAAAGCTTGCCTTAattttatggccaaaggactatttcttccttaagttttagtttaatctcaaaaatatatttgtgatagttcaaaaactcaaatactcacctataAACTAATTTATGTTATAAGATTTTGTTAGAGGCAAGGGTTAATAGTTATGTTATCATTAaaccataaaaatttaaaaatttatatatttttcccttagtttagaaaactaacaattttcttctatgataaaacttttaaaagttgcaTTTCTCTCCCTAAGGTTTCGATTTTTCAAGTGGCTCAACAGAATATAACTATTGCAGAGAAGAAGCGTCGACAATTTGGAGAAAGCACTGTCAATTGCATGACAATTCGTCATAAAAAAGCATCGTCCATGTCGATGACACTCCATTGTCGAGAAGTGTTGTCCATATCGACAACGCTTCCTCAAGAAGATCATCCTTTGTCATTTGGATAATGGATGATGTTTCATCATCCAGATGTTGTCCTTTTGTTATCCAACCACCATTTATTCATTGAATTAGTTGGTCTGAAATGATTTTCAAACCCtagggagaaaatgataattttttaaaacttaataatccTAGGgggatatttttagtttttcaaactaagagaagaaaattatatagctttttagagttttaaagtttagcagtaaaataacgattttatctttgtctataacaaaaaatattaacaaaaattaatccatagagaggtgtttgagtttttgaattatCGTGAATGTATTTTTAAGATCGAGTTAaagtttgggtgaaaaatagtccttcggcctaCTTTTatgggtttattttattttatttatattttaataattaatatacttACTACTTGGGGTTTtaagtgttcttttttttttaaaaaaaaaatttaggaggTTTACTAAATTTGACCAGTTATTGAATTATAATCTTCCCTGGCATTTACAAGATCTCTGCCATAGTTTGGGGAAGAATCCACATGAATCAGAATTTTTTAGGGACATACCAAGAGAGAGATCGATTTGGTTAGTCAGTGTATGTAAACAAAGATCCAGTTTTTATGTAAACGAAGGATCCAGTTTTTTGAGGGAAGAGGCAAACAATCTgttgtcaaatatttaatatgattcaaacaagatctGGTTtcgtttatttaaataattctaGTCAATTGGAAGgatttttttgtcaattcaGAGATTGTTTCAATTCTTGTAGTAATGTTGCTAgttaagattatattttaaacgagtttattcaaattcaaacatattttgtttgaataaatccaaatataaatataagataaacaaATACAAACCTAAATAcgaattgaaaaataatagaaaaaacaaattcaaatccaaaTGAAAACTATGCTAAGCTTGCTTGGGTCGTAAACCAAGCACAACTtacatcattaaaaaaaattaaaagaaacgaTGTCGTTTAGAGGAGTTGAGCCAAATGTCTTGTGCGAACCCAAGTCAAACCTAGCGTATCCACACGAACATAAGCAAGGTGCAAACTAATCACGAACTTCTAAATCGTGAAACGAAACAAATACGAACTAATATTTTCCTATGCTCGAAGAGTCTGACTGAAAACGAGTTAAACTCACCTAAAAACAAGGTTTACTCTATTTGGACTTGATTCAACTTAAATCCCACCCTACTGATAACGtgtaatcaaatttaattcattaaaaaaataataatgtatagtcaagataatattttatccctATTTGCTAAAAAGAAATTGCAATTTGTTGGGTATACAACACGGAAAGAGGGAATGAACATTCCGAGGAAGtagaattaattgaaaaatagaagaagaataaaactatgtatattataaatcttataaattgatgtggtaataaatgattaattaatgtaattatttatttttttatttttaaatattatatagtatcacatcaaattacataaataatttgtaaattatatatatatatatatatatatatatatatatatatatatatatatatatatattacttaaaataaaaaatctatggCTAGTTAATTATTTTGCATTTAGCTCTAATCAaagtgttaaatatttttagtcataataaaaaatactatgttttatattttcttgttttaattgtttgatattaATACTTACATAAACCCAAACTCTAAATCTCCTAAatcattgaaatattttttattttatttcaaatatatatatttttaatgaaattagagAGGAAATAACCATGCAATATGAGGAATCtgaatatgaaaaaagaaatttgaaataggGAAGGAAAAAGtatagattaaaagaaaaactaattaaGAAGATATTGGAAAAAAGAGATGTAAGAAAAAccataattaagtttaaaattaaaaaccctaatttagttttgaattaagaagAAAAGGTGCAAACAAAGACTCTTATCAAAACTAATAAAACAATCTTATTTTTGGCATTGAatgatatatgtattttaataaataaatataatagaaatatatgttGGCATAAGTCATAAGAAGATCATTGGAAATCCTAAAACtactttaaaaaatgttagGTCAGGAATTCAGGATATTGTGACTTAAATTATTgacattgtttattttattattttttaaatggcaAACTTTATCTGagtcatattatttttttgaggttgaactaattatattaaataaataaaatctcaaatttaatcttgaattaTTACTAAAGATGATTTAAACTAATTCTCTCCTATGCATGAAAACCCTCAATTGTCACTCAAATTACTTTTAGGggttcaattatttatttttgttgatctgaaatatataaataataaaattatatgtacaattttttagCATAAATAAcgatgtattatcatgtaattgaatattattttatttttaatttttaattatctaatcatatactaatatatcattatttataaataaaattacgcAGATAACCCTACTCATATAGAAAATGTAAGCTAACCCTCTAATAAACAaagcaaataattaaaatacccATTTGAGGTTGAGGGGGTGCCACATCCAAACCTGTGATGTCTCTGGAGCATCATCTCACCACCATCAGATTGATGGTAATCTCATTTTTGCCTAATCTTTTAACTGTTTTTAAGGGTGCGTCTCGTTAATCCAAACATacagtgaaaaaaattaaaatcgttAATCActaatattagtatattattacataaaataaatggCACAATTAATAGGAAGACTAGCAAAAACCCCATTAAACTGTATGAATGCATAAGCAGTGACCTTGTGAATAGATTCTGCCTCCTCTAACAATCAACTAATAAAATCATTGATGGATTTATACATCTTCTATAATCATACATGGTTACTCCCTCCACAATTAGGAGTTAATTCATGGGCAAGCTGCATGACCTTCTTCTTACTAAAACCTTTTTATTCTTTGTGCTCAACAATATAACGTGTAGGCAATatgataaaggcattttcaCAACGTTCGTGTTGTCGTCTCTTCACGCCTTAGCTTCGAATACCTTTATAACGTTCGTGTTGccaaaaaattgtcaaaatttgGTATGTGCAATTTTCCCTCACCATATGGGTTTACTTTACATGTTTTCAAATGTTGAAAAGGAATTTAACTCTTATTATCTATAAACAGTTTCATctaagtttaatatattaatatattttaaaaagaaaccAATGTCGTGtaacttttttaattagatcattttaattaaatagaagAACGTCTTCGTTATGGTCCAATATTAAAATTGTACAATAAACTTAGGCCTAGGCCCATACAAAGAGTCCAAAATGGTACTAACTTAGGACATCAATCAACAATATTGAAGTAGGAATAAAAAGGCCATGATGTTGTCAACAATGGAGGCTTGTTTTTTGGTCTAactaaagaggaaaagaaaagaatatatatgCTTTGAATCCCTACTCAATCTATACTTATGCACATGTCATCAAATATCACAACTAATCCAACGGTCTACAATAACCCTATAATATGATCATTCCATCAAAATCATTGAAACACTTTTTGCCTATTTCCCACCAAGCCTCCTTCCTTGACAATTCAAAccattttagtttatttgtttatttaataaaattatacttatttatttatttttatattcaaataaatacatatcatTAAATgataagatgattttaaattaataataaaataattttcaatcatataataatatatcctatatatatatatatatatatatatttatgtattcaaaaatgaatacatataatatttctttttattttacttacatgtaaacaaaaataaaggaaaagaaaattttatgttttatctaccatttaattataattactttctATTTATTTCATATCCAAATTTACTATAGTTGGggacattttttgtttttttggtaataTAAGATTTCTCCTTCCGTAGGACTTGCTTTCAAAAGCGCTCTGCCACGTTTCATTTTATCATTGGTTACAAAGTTCAGcacaaatatttttacaaatagaAAATTGCCACGTCATATAATTCCATAGGGTTGAGCACAGCTCATCAAGCAATTGGGTGCCACGGATCTGCCTAATTACTGTTAGAAATGAGGAGAACGGCGTCGCAGTTGAGGctattttagtcatttaaaGTCATAGACTGGTATAAATACAGAGACTCCCTAAGCTTCCCTCTCACTCTCGAAATCTTTGCGGTTTCTGCTCGGCTTCGGTTCTATTCCTGTATCCGTGTTTTTCTCCGCTTCCTTTTACACACTTTCCCTCTTTCCAATTGTATTTTTCTCATCTGGGTTCCATTGATCTGATCCAACTTGTAAGTAAAAGAACTTTAACTTTTATCTCTTTCATGTGATCATCTTATGTGACTTTCGTTTTGTTGTTCTTTCATTGACTGGAGCTTTTTTATGGTCTGGGtagttgttagtttttttttttagatctGTTGATAATTTGGGAGAAATTTCATGTTTTGAGGGGTTAGTTTATAGCTTTTCTCATGTAAATGGATCTGGATCTTGTGTTATAAGAAAAGTAATGCCAAGTTGTCTGTGGAGATCATCACTTGTTTGTGTGTTGTGTTTTTATGAATTGGGATGTTGAAAAATTGTTTATGAAATTGTGCATTTTATGTAAAGATCTCTtcttatgataatattttaactgtATTTTTATTTGGATCTGGCTATTCAGAgtatgttttgatgatgatttgtGCTTATATTTAAGTATCATTCATcaaaattgttgattttattCTTTGATTACTCTGCGTGGACATCTCCATTATATATTGCACTTAGATCTTAAGAGTTGTGTTATTTTCTTTGAGATCTAGTTTGTTCTTTAAATTTGGAAACTTGAcatttggtttagttttttgtaacatggttgatttatttttatgtttatctgtagtaaaattttatttgaacatGTTTATCTTAAGTTTGTTGCTGCAAAATTTTATACCTTTAtacatgttaatttatttttgaccGGTagttctaatttaatttttgttcttttaaatGTGCAGAAGTTCTTGAGTCATGGCTACATATACGCCCAAGAACATCCTCATTACTGGGGCTGCTGGTTTCATTGCTTCCCATGTTTGCAACAGGCTGATTCGTAACTACCCCGATTACAAAATTGTAGTGCTGGATAAGCTTGACTATTGTTCAAACCTGAAAAATCTCCTTCCCTCAAAAGCATCTCCAAACTTTAAGTTTGTTAAGGGGGATATTGGCAGTGCTGACCTTGTCAACTTTCTCCTCATCACTGAGTCTATTGACACCATAATGCACTTTGCAGCCCAGACTCATGTCGATAACTCTTTTGGCAACAGTTTTGAGTTTACCAAGAACAACATCTACGGTACACATGTCCTTCTTGAAGCTTGCAAAGTGACTGGCCAGATCCGGAGGTTCATCCATGTGAGCACAGATGAGGTCTATGGGGAGACTGACGAGGATGCAGTTGTGGGTAACCATGAAGCTTCACAGCTCCTGCCAACAAATCCATATTCTGCCACTAAAGCTGGGGCAGAAATGCTTGTCATGGCATATGGTAGGTCATACGGGCTACCTGTTATTACAACCCGTGGGAACAATGTTTATGGACCCAATCAGTTCCCTGAAAAGTTAATTCCAAAGTTTATCCTCTTGGCCATGAGGGGATTGCCTCTTCCAATTCATGGGGATGGTTCCAATGTTAGAAGTTATTTATATTGTGAGGATGTTGCTGAGGCTTTTGAAGTCATCCTTCACAAGGGAGAAGTTGGCCATGTTTACAATATTGGGACAAAGAAGGAAAGGAGAGTGATTGATGTGGCAAAGGAAATATGCAAACTCTTCTCAATGGACCCGGAGTCGAGCATTAAGTTTGTGGATAACAGACCATTTAATGATCAGAGGTACTTCCTTGATGATCAGAAGCTGAAGAACTTGGGATGGTCCGAGCGAACTACATGGCAAGAGGGTTTGCGAAAGACTATGGAATGGTACACTCAGAATCCTGAATGGTGGGGTGATGTCTCTGGTGCACTGCTTCCTCATCCAAGAATGCTGATGATGCCGGGTGGAAGACATTTTGATGGGTCAGATGAGAGCAAATCTGTGTCTTACATCTCAAATAATAGTAATCAGACACGAATGGTTGTTCCAAATACAAAAGGATGTAGCTCTCCTAAAAAGCCATCCTTGAAGTTTTTAATCTATGGTAGAACTGGCTGGATTGGGGGTCTTCTAGGAAAGTTGTGTGAGAAGCAGGGGATTGCTTATGAATATGGAAAAGGACGCTTGGAGGATCGTTCATCTCTCATTGCTGACATCCAGAGTGTTAAACCGACACATGTTCTTAATGCTGCTGGTGTTACTGGTAGACCCAATGTTGATTGGTGTGAATCTCATAAAACTGAAACCATCCGTGCCAATGTTGCTGGAACATTGACCTTAGCAGATGTTACTCGAGAGCATGGGCTCTTGATGTTGAATTTTGCCACTGGATGTATATTTGAGTATGATGCTGCTCATCCAGAGGGTTCCAGCATTGGGTTTAAAGAGGAAGACAAACCCAACTTCACTGGTTCTTTCTATTCAAAAACCAAAGCCATGGTAATTTCACTTTGAAcctttattctttttcatattaCCATTTGCAAATTTCAGTTCTGggaatgtataaataattttctttctttcttcttaacCAGGTTGAAGAGCTCTTGAAAGAATATGACAATGTGTGCACTCTCAGAGTTCGGATGCCAATTTCATCTGACCTCAACAACCCACGCAACTTCATCACCAAGATTTCTCGCTATAATAAAGTGGTTAACATTCCAAACAGCATGACTGTCTTGGATGAACTTCTCCCCATTGCGATTGAGATGGCAAAGCGTAATTTGAGGGGTATATGGAACTTCACAAACCCAGGTGTTGTCAGCCACAATGAAATCCTGGAGATGTACAAGGCTTACATTAACCCTGAGTTCAAGTGGGCAAATTTCACACTAGAAGAGCAAGCCAAGGTTATTGTCGCTCCTCGAAGCAACAATGAGATGGATGCTTCAAAGTTGAAGAAAGAGTTCCCCGAGTTGCTTTCCATCAAGGAATCATTGATCAAGTATGTTTTCGAGCCTAACAAGAGAACCTAAGCGGCATTACCCTAACCTCGCTTGCAGTGTCTTAGTAACAATAATCAGTTTACTCATCATTCCTCTATAGCTTATGATATCATTTTCTACTGTGCTAGATaccattatttttctttgtaacaAAATAGGGTTAGTGTATTTTCCTAGAATAAGAAGCTTTAAATAGGTTCCTTATGTTCATGTTATCTGCTAGATTGCAAGGGTGTACTTTTTGCATTTTGTTTGATGAGTATTTTTGCTTTATGTATGTACTCTTGATCTTAATCAATGATGAAAAAATGTTCCATTTCAAACTGAATATAAACAAATGCAATTTTGAGTTCAGACTGCTTTTAGTTATAGGCATATAGAAGATCTTCACCACATTCAATCAATTTTCTTGatgaaattctttaaaaatggCTTCTATTTGTTTGTCTTGTGGcaattttttctcactaaaTTTAGAGTGTA includes:
- the LOC123207676 gene encoding trifunctional UDP-glucose 4,6-dehydratase/UDP-4-keto-6-deoxy-D-glucose 3,5-epimerase/UDP-4-keto-L-rhamnose-reductase RHM1, coding for MATYTPKNILITGAAGFIASHVCNRLIRNYPDYKIVVLDKLDYCSNLKNLLPSKASPNFKFVKGDIGSADLVNFLLITESIDTIMHFAAQTHVDNSFGNSFEFTKNNIYGTHVLLEACKVTGQIRRFIHVSTDEVYGETDEDAVVGNHEASQLLPTNPYSATKAGAEMLVMAYGRSYGLPVITTRGNNVYGPNQFPEKLIPKFILLAMRGLPLPIHGDGSNVRSYLYCEDVAEAFEVILHKGEVGHVYNIGTKKERRVIDVAKEICKLFSMDPESSIKFVDNRPFNDQRYFLDDQKLKNLGWSERTTWQEGLRKTMEWYTQNPEWWGDVSGALLPHPRMLMMPGGRHFDGSDESKSVSYISNNSNQTRMVVPNTKGCSSPKKPSLKFLIYGRTGWIGGLLGKLCEKQGIAYEYGKGRLEDRSSLIADIQSVKPTHVLNAAGVTGRPNVDWCESHKTETIRANVAGTLTLADVTREHGLLMLNFATGCIFEYDAAHPEGSSIGFKEEDKPNFTGSFYSKTKAMVEELLKEYDNVCTLRVRMPISSDLNNPRNFITKISRYNKVVNIPNSMTVLDELLPIAIEMAKRNLRGIWNFTNPGVVSHNEILEMYKAYINPEFKWANFTLEEQAKVIVAPRSNNEMDASKLKKEFPELLSIKESLIKYVFEPNKRT